The following proteins are encoded in a genomic region of Oreochromis aureus strain Israel breed Guangdong linkage group 8, ZZ_aureus, whole genome shotgun sequence:
- the foxl3 gene encoding forkhead box L3: protein MFDNSHYPFNCFNYDGDGYPSSSTDEEKKMCRPAYSYIALIAMAIQQSPDQRVTLSGIYEFIMRRFPYYRSNQRAWQNSIRHNLSLNSCFIKVPRTEGNEKGKGNFWTFATGCESMLDLFENGNFRRRRRRRNMKIGLRDSGETPFNSLESHSNQHAPSARRPEPESTLCPLNPERPRPQHNHLIPNPTQQGKPESEIKFSIDYILSTPDPPLSGLRSSHGPMHIGPPGPPIHVLEPQHLNLHFWTL, encoded by the exons ATGTTTGACAACTCTCACTACCCCTTCAACTGCTTCAACTACGATGGTGATGGATACCCTTCCTCCAGCACGGACGAAGAGAAGAAAATGTGCAGACCGGCGTACAG ctaCATCGCTCTGATAGCCATGGCTATCCAGCAGAGCCCCGACCAGCGGGTCACTCTGTCCGGCATCTATGAGTTCATCATGAGGAGATTCCCCTACTACCGATCCAACCAGAGAGCCTGGCAGAACTCCATCAGACACAACCTGTCTCTCAACAGCTGCTTCATCAAG GTTCCTCGGACTGAGGGCAATGAGAAGGGAAAGGGAAACTTCTGGACTTTTGCCACTGGCTGTGAATCCATGCTTGATTTGTTTGAAAACGGCAACTTTCGCCGTCGCAGACGCCGGAGAAACATGAAAATTGGCCTCCGTGACTCAGGAGAAACCCCTTTCAACTCTTTGGAGAGCCACAGCAACCAGCACGCGCCCTCAGCTCGACGTCCTGAACCCGAATCCACCCTCTGCCCTTTAAACCCCGAGAGACCAAGACCCCAACATAACCACCTTATCCCTAACCCCACCCAGCAAGGCAAACCAGAGTCAGAGATCAAGTTCAGCATTGACTACATCCTATCCACTCCAGATCCACCCCTGTCTGGGCTCAGATCCTCCCATGGCCCCATGCATATAGGGCCCCCAGGGCCGCCGATACACGTTCTGGAGCCACAGCACCTGAACCTGCACTTCTGGACTCTGTAG
- the tom1l2 gene encoding TOM1-like protein 2 isoform X2 produces MEFLLGNPYTTPVGHCIERATDGSLQSEDWTLNMEICDIINETEDGPKDAIRAMKKRLNGNRNYREVMLALTVLETCVKNCGHRFHALVTSRDFVDGVLVKIISPKNNPPTIVQDKVLALIQAWADAFRSSPDLTGVVQIYEELKRKGIEFPTSELETLSPIHTPQRSATAPEGDSTLHKYSSTTQPTQHSVPPVYTTPPVPNIHATGAINPTPEQISRLRSELDIVRGNTKVMSEMLTEMVPGQEDASDYELLQELNRTCRAMQQRIVELISCVSNEAVTEELLHVNDDLNNIFLRYDRYERFRSGRSSAQGVNNGVLSEATEDNLIDLGPGSPAVVSNMPNAAPTSLPPTVTAPAGRPSSPATLASRLAGLDMGADSVSSTLSSLSSCKPPPAQDDFDVFAQTRTGTMSEPQKTTASENTQAAEGLPPTLDVLQSAAGGKGDEGEEGVTSEEFDKFLEERAKAVERVPSLPSPPSGNPGAVQGTPSRKKPERPEDTLFAA; encoded by the exons ATGGAGTTCCTTTTGGGAAATCCTTACACTACGCCAGTGGGACATTGCATTG AGAGAGCCACTGATGGATCCCTACAAAGTGAAGACTGGACTCTCAACATGGAAATATGTGACATCATTAATGAAACAGAGGATGG GCCAAAGGATGCCATTAGAGCAATGAAGAAAAGGCTAAATGGCAATCGGAACTATAGGGAAGTAATGCTGGCTTTAACG GTTCTGGAGACGTGTGTGAAGAATTGTGGCCATCGTTTCCACGCTTTAGTGACTAGCAGAGACTTCGTTGATGGCGTGCTTGTTAAAATTATCTCTCCCAAGAACAACCCACCTACCATTGTTCAAGATAAAGTACTCGCCCTGATTCAG GCGTGGGCCGATGCATTCAGGAGCAGTCCTGACCTCACGGGTGTGGTTCAAATCTACGAGGAGCTAAAGAGAAAAGGCATCGAGTTCCCAACGTCAGAGCTGGAGACGCTGTCCCCTATACATACACCTCAGCGT TCAGCCACTGCTCCAGAGGGTGACTCTACCTTACACAAGTACAGCAGCACTACTCAGCCCACACAACACTCTGTGCCACCAGTCTACACCACCCCTCCAGTCCCCAACATTCATGCCACCGGAGCCATTAATCCCACACCCGAACAG ATTTCCCGGCTACGCAGTGAGTTGGACATTGTTCGTGGAAACACTAAAGTGATGTCAGAGATGCTGACCGAAATGGTGCCAGGACAGGAGGATGCTTCAGACTACGAGTTACTACAG gaGCTCAACAGGACTTGTAGAGCTATGCAGCAGAGAATAGTGGAGCTCATCTCCTGTGTTTCTAATGAGGCAGTAACGGAGGAGCTGCTGCATGTCAATGACGACCTCAACAACATTTTCCTCCGCTACGACAG GTATGAGAGGTTCAGGTCTGGAAGGTCCTCAGCTCAGGGTGTAAACAATGGG GTCCTCAGTGAGGCTACAGAAGACAACCTGATAGATCTCGGCCCAGGCTCCCCTGCTGTGGTCAGCAATATGCCAAATGCAGCCCCAACCAGCTTGCCTCCCACTGTCACAGCCCCTGCAGGAAGGCCCTCCTCCCCAGCTACTCTGGCCTCCCGCTTGGCTGGTCTCG ACATGGGAGCAGACAGTGTGAGCAGTACTCTGAGCTCCCTGTCCAGCTGTAAGCCTCCACCGGCCCAGGACGACTTTGATGTGTTTGCTCAAACCAGAACTGGAACCATGTCAGAGCCACAGAAGAC TACTGCATCAGAAAACACTCAGGCCGCTGAAGGCCTTCCTCCCACTCTGGATGTTCTACAGTCAGCTGCTGGAGGG AAGGGAGATGAAGGTGAGGAAGGCGTCACAAGTGAAG AATTTGACAAGTTCCTTGAGGAGAGAGCCAAAGCTGTTGAGAGGGTCCCCAGCCTACCGTCGCCCCCGAGTGGTAACCCAGGAGCAGTGCAAGGAACCCCTAGCCGCAAAAAGCCAGAAAGACCAGAGGACACTTTGTTTGCCGCGTAG
- the tom1l2 gene encoding TOM1-like protein 2 isoform X1 → MEFLLGNPYTTPVGHCIERATDGSLQSEDWTLNMEICDIINETEDGPKDAIRAMKKRLNGNRNYREVMLALTVLETCVKNCGHRFHALVTSRDFVDGVLVKIISPKNNPPTIVQDKVLALIQAWADAFRSSPDLTGVVQIYEELKRKGIEFPTSELETLSPIHTPQRSATAPEGDSTLHKYSSTTQPTQHSVPPVYTTPPVPNIHATGAINPTPEQISRLRSELDIVRGNTKVMSEMLTEMVPGQEDASDYELLQELNRTCRAMQQRIVELISCVSNEAVTEELLHVNDDLNNIFLRYDRYERFRSGRSSAQGVNNGVLSEATEDNLIDLGPGSPAVVSNMPNAAPTSLPPTVTAPAGRPSSPATLASRLAGLDMGADSVSSTLSSLSSCKPPPAQDDFDVFAQTRTGTMSEPQKTTASENTQAAEGLPPTLDVLQSAAGGGVGGQSSVMDDIEEWLSTDVKGDEGEEGVTSEEFDKFLEERAKAVERVPSLPSPPSGNPGAVQGTPSRKKPERPEDTLFAA, encoded by the exons ATGGAGTTCCTTTTGGGAAATCCTTACACTACGCCAGTGGGACATTGCATTG AGAGAGCCACTGATGGATCCCTACAAAGTGAAGACTGGACTCTCAACATGGAAATATGTGACATCATTAATGAAACAGAGGATGG GCCAAAGGATGCCATTAGAGCAATGAAGAAAAGGCTAAATGGCAATCGGAACTATAGGGAAGTAATGCTGGCTTTAACG GTTCTGGAGACGTGTGTGAAGAATTGTGGCCATCGTTTCCACGCTTTAGTGACTAGCAGAGACTTCGTTGATGGCGTGCTTGTTAAAATTATCTCTCCCAAGAACAACCCACCTACCATTGTTCAAGATAAAGTACTCGCCCTGATTCAG GCGTGGGCCGATGCATTCAGGAGCAGTCCTGACCTCACGGGTGTGGTTCAAATCTACGAGGAGCTAAAGAGAAAAGGCATCGAGTTCCCAACGTCAGAGCTGGAGACGCTGTCCCCTATACATACACCTCAGCGT TCAGCCACTGCTCCAGAGGGTGACTCTACCTTACACAAGTACAGCAGCACTACTCAGCCCACACAACACTCTGTGCCACCAGTCTACACCACCCCTCCAGTCCCCAACATTCATGCCACCGGAGCCATTAATCCCACACCCGAACAG ATTTCCCGGCTACGCAGTGAGTTGGACATTGTTCGTGGAAACACTAAAGTGATGTCAGAGATGCTGACCGAAATGGTGCCAGGACAGGAGGATGCTTCAGACTACGAGTTACTACAG gaGCTCAACAGGACTTGTAGAGCTATGCAGCAGAGAATAGTGGAGCTCATCTCCTGTGTTTCTAATGAGGCAGTAACGGAGGAGCTGCTGCATGTCAATGACGACCTCAACAACATTTTCCTCCGCTACGACAG GTATGAGAGGTTCAGGTCTGGAAGGTCCTCAGCTCAGGGTGTAAACAATGGG GTCCTCAGTGAGGCTACAGAAGACAACCTGATAGATCTCGGCCCAGGCTCCCCTGCTGTGGTCAGCAATATGCCAAATGCAGCCCCAACCAGCTTGCCTCCCACTGTCACAGCCCCTGCAGGAAGGCCCTCCTCCCCAGCTACTCTGGCCTCCCGCTTGGCTGGTCTCG ACATGGGAGCAGACAGTGTGAGCAGTACTCTGAGCTCCCTGTCCAGCTGTAAGCCTCCACCGGCCCAGGACGACTTTGATGTGTTTGCTCAAACCAGAACTGGAACCATGTCAGAGCCACAGAAGAC TACTGCATCAGAAAACACTCAGGCCGCTGAAGGCCTTCCTCCCACTCTGGATGTTCTACAGTCAGCTGCTGGAGGG GGTGTCGGAGGCCAGTCCTCTGTCATGGATGACATAGAGGAGTGGCTGAGTACTGACGTG AAGGGAGATGAAGGTGAGGAAGGCGTCACAAGTGAAG AATTTGACAAGTTCCTTGAGGAGAGAGCCAAAGCTGTTGAGAGGGTCCCCAGCCTACCGTCGCCCCCGAGTGGTAACCCAGGAGCAGTGCAAGGAACCCCTAGCCGCAAAAAGCCAGAAAGACCAGAGGACACTTTGTTTGCCGCGTAG